In the Phaeobacter piscinae genome, TTGGCGCGGCTGCAGGAGCCCGGTTTGCAAATCACTGGCATAACCAACCAAGGCGCGGCTCATCGCTACCTCCGCCCGACCCAGATCACGCGTGGTCTGGACCGACTTCAATACGTCCATCAATGCGTTGATTTCCGATGTCCGATCCGGAAGCCCGTGCATCGGCGCCTCTCCCAAGGCACGGAACAATGCGGCGCGACGGGAACGGGCGGCATCATCACGCCCGGTCCAGATCGCGGTGTACCCCGCCTCACGGTAGAACTGTGCCACCGGATCGCTGGCCGAGGCCGCCTCGGCAACCGCTTGCTTAAACGCGGTCACCTGTGCGGTCGCACCATCCGGTGCACCGAGTGCAAAGCCGCCAAGCGCAAGCGCAAACAGCCCCGCCTTCAGCGTCGGGCCAACAGTCGAAATGGCACGGGTCACAATGACAGGCGACATATGGGTACGGTCCTCAAATGATTTGCTTTTCACAGTCTGTGGTTGCCTACATGAAATCCTGGTAAACGCCAGCCCTCGCTGTCCATTCACATTTTGATCAGCGCAAACAGGCAACAGGCACCTGCGTCTTATGGGTCGCAATAAGACGCATACGGCCCGTGGCGGCCACGACACATTGAGGGGAAATTAACCATTTATTTCCCTTTTGCGCAAAAAATTGCCGAAATTCACAGTTCATGTCGAGCTGCAACATTCAAAACTTGGCGCGCGATTCTGTATGTGCAATACAGTTCTCGCGTGGAAACAGGACCACACGGTGTCCGTAACATCGGGCACAGGCAGAGACTTCAGGCGTACGGGACAGCGCAGTGACAACAGCTACTACTGAAAAATCGGGTTTCTCCCGTCGTGCCCTATTGGGTGCGTTTGCGGCAACAACATTGGTCGCCGCTCCAACCTTCTCCAATGCAGCCGGCTTCTTGCGCGGCGCGGGCGACATCCGGCGGATCCGAATGTTCTCAGGCCGCACCGGTGAGCGGATCGATATGGTGTATTGGATTGACGGAAAATACATCAAGGACGCAGTGAAGGAAGTGAACCACTTCATGCGCGATTGGCGAAACGATCAGGTCAAGGAGATCGATCTGCGCACCATTGATATCATGGCTGCATCGCATAACCTCCTTGATGTGAACGAACCCTATATGATGCTGTCGGGGTATCGCAGCCCGAAAACCAACGCCATGTTGCGCAGCCGGTCGCGTGGGGTAGCGAAAAATTCCCTTCACATGCGCGGTCAGGCGGCAGATTTGCGCCTGTCCTCTCGCTCGGTGACGCAAATGGCCAACGCGGCAAAAGCATGCCGTGCGGGTGGTGTCGGTAAATACCGCGGGTCGAACTTTGTACACATGGACTGCGGTGTCGTTCGCAGCTGGAACGGCTGATACCGCGACCATTTCTGACCGCCTGTCCCGAGGCTCTGCAAACCCATGTTGTGACGCAACATGGGTTTTTTGCTGCGCGAGAACACGGTGCCCGAAAGGCGATTTTTCTGCGGAGTTCGCGGTGTGTCATGGGTGGTCCAAAGCAACTGCATACAGATGTACAAACGCCTGAATTGAATTATGGTTCCGGTGTTTTTTGCCATTGCAGACCCACCCTGTGACGGCTATACGACGCATATAGGCACCTGTAGCTCAGCTGGATAGAGCGCTGCCCTCCGAAGGCAGAGGCCAGAGGTTCGAATCCTCTCAGGTGCGCCAGATCTCCCAAGTCAGAACTGATTGCTGAGCATGTGCGCTGTTCGCGTGCAGCTGAACGGCGAGGGCTTGCCGGTCTGAGCGGCGGAAGTGGACGCTGCTCCGCTCACGCACTATTATTGGTTAATCCCGACAAATCCGGGGCGGGAGAGAGCGGCCTGCGTCCATGATGGAATGGTTTTACCCGTGGGTCGCTCGTTTTTGCTCTGACCGATCTGGTCGCTTTGACTACGCGGTTTGCGTCTGTGCCTGCTGTTGGCCACGCGAAACGCGGTGCGGGCGTTCACAAAAAAGGTCAGACCGAAGCCTGACCTTTCTTATTCTTGTCGCTGATCCCGGATCAGGCGCGGCGGCGGCGACCACCGGCGCGGCCTCCCCGGCCCCGGCCCTCTTCGCCTTCTTTTGCAGGCTCTTTGTTCGCCTTGATCCACTCCCCACCATGCGGGTCGTTGTTGGTCAGCAGGTTTGCGGCGCGGATGGCCTCCATTTCCTTGCCGGCGCGCGGCTTAGTGGAGCCCAGACCGAACATCTGAACAAAAGCTTCATCTTCCATGCCATCGGGGAGGATGATGCCCGCGGCCTCAACTTCAGCTTTCTTCTCTGCGATCTTTTTCTGAGTGATCGGCAGAGCAACCGGGTTCATGATTGCGGACGTCATGCCCGCGCCCATGGCCATCGGCAGGAAGGCGTTGTTGATGCCGTGACGGTTTGGCAGACCGAAGGAGACGTTGGAGGCACCACAGGTGGTGTTGACGCCCAGCTCTTCGCGCAGACGACGGACCAGAGCAAAGACCTGCTGGCCGGCAGTCGCCATCGCGCCAATCGGCATCACAAGTGGATCCACCACGATATCATGCGCCGGAATGCCGAAATCTGCGGCACGCTCGACAATCTTCTTTGCGACAGCGAAACGCACATCGGGATCTTCGGAAATTCCTGTGTCATCGTTGGAAATCGCCACCACAGGCACGTTGTATTTCTTAACCAGCGGCAGAACATGCTCGAGACGCTCTTCCTCGCCGGTGACGGAGTTCAGCAGCGGGCGGCCTTCAGCGGCTTGCAGGCCGGCCTCAAGCGCGCCGGGCACCGAGGAGTCGATGCAGAGCGGCGTATCGGTGAGGCCCTGCACCAGCTCCACGATCTTGGTCATCAGCGGCGGTTCGGTTTCATTCGGGTTCGGGTTTGAGTTGTAGACAACGCCCGCATTGATATCGAGGATATTGGCTCCCGCCATCACCTGCGCGAGCGCGTCTTTCTCAACCGTGGAGAAATCACCCGCTTCCAGCTCGGCCGCCAGTTTCTTGCGGCCGGTGGGGTTGATCCGCTCACCGATCACGCAGAACGGCTCATCAAATCCCAGGATTGCGGTTTTTGTCTTAGATTCTACGACAGTACGGGTCATTGTTTATCCTTGGGAATTGACTGGCTGCGCGGCTGCGCCGCCGTTGTTGATGGCCCAGGTGGCGTTGGTCTTGATGCCACCCAGCGGGAAGAAATGCACATTGGTGATGTTGAAATCGGGGTTGGCAGCCTTGTGGGCGGCCAGCTCGGCGATCACATCGGTCGGCTCATAGGGCAGCAGCAGTTTGGAGACATCCATCGCGCGCTTCTGCAGAACCTTCAACGAGGGGCCAACACCACAAGCGATGGCGAATTTGATCAGCGTCTGCAGCTTGGCCGGACCGGCGATACCGATGTGGATCGGCAGGTCAACGCCAGCAGCCTTGATGCTGTCTGCCCATTCGATAATTGGCTTAGCCTCAAAAGCGAACTGCGTGGCCAGCGCCATTTTTGCGTCCGTCCGCTCAGAGAATTTCTGTTTCCACAGAAGCGCATCAGAGACGTTCTTCATGCCGCCGTCGGGGTCGATATCCTTGTTGCCCTCGGGGTGGCCCGCCACGTGCAGATTGCTGAAACCGGCCTTGTCAAATAGCCCGGTTTCCAAAAGCTGCATGGAGCTGTCGAAGGCCCCATGCGGCTTGGCCACGCCGCCGGCCAGCAGCAGCGCCTGTTTGACATCAGCTTCGCCCTGATAGCGTGCGATCCAATCGGCCAGTGTCGCCTCATCCTGGATGATGCGGGCGGGGAAATGCGGCATCACCGGGAAACCCTCGGCGTTGATGCGCTTGGCGGTCTCCACCATCTCCTCAATTGGGGTGCCTTCGATATGGGCGATGTAGACGCGGGTGCCTGCGGGCAGCAGATCGCGGAAATTCTCGACTTTGGCGGCGGTGCGCGGCATCACCTCTATCGAGTAGTTTTCCAGAAAGGCCTCGACCTCGGGGCTGCTGGGCTGGACTGCGCCTGCATCGCGTTTCTTGAAGTTCAACAAAGCCATCGTGGCCTCCCATAAAGATGTCAGGCTTATGCCCATCCGTCGTTGGCGATCAGTGTCTTCAGACGGTCCTGATCATAATCCGCTTCCAGACGCTTGGCCTCGGCCTCTGCGATGTCTTCAGGCTCACCGTCCACCGCATAGGGTGCTGCCTTGCGCCACTCTGCGAGATAGGCATCGGCGTCCTTTGCATTCACCTTCATGGCGGCGCGGTCGATGGCTTGTTCAAACCGCTCTTCCAGTTGGCGTTTTGCCCCGCGGCGGCCTTTGCCGACGATGATCTGAGCGGGGATGTCGCGCCAGTATACGATGGTGACGTCGGGCATTGCCTTGGCTTCCTTTGCGTCTGTGTAAATGCGTTTCTAGTGTGGCATCGCCGGGCGCGTTCGTCGGATTTCGACCTGACATTGGTTCTGAGCGACCTTTTTCCGGGTCGCTTCTGGATAACAACGCGGCCCGGCGCTGGCTACTGCGTGGCTCCCTCATAATATTCAACAGCTTTATGAATTTGACCGGCAAAGCGTTCAAAACCGTTCAAAAAACGTCAATTCGCGTGACTGCAAATCGTCATTGGGGCGCTCGGCCCATCTTGCACGCAGCGATGTGCCCACATATGCTTGGATCAACACGATTATCGGAGGGCGTGAATCATGGCGCCCAGGCGTTCCAAAGGTGCGGGCGCATTTCCCCGAGCGGTAGAGAGCCCTGCACCGGCCCGCCCAGATCCTGATGCGCTCTATGCGGCGCTCGATCTGGGAACAAATAGCTGCCGGATGCTGATTGCCCAACCCAAGGGCAGCGGCTTTCATGTGGTGGACAGCTTCTCAAAGTCGGTGCAACTGGGCGCCGGTTTGGAGCGGACCGGGCGTTTATCGCGCGCGTCCATGGCGCGCACCATTCAGGCGCTTCGGATTTGTCAGCAGAAACTGAAGCGCAACCGCGTCAAACGGATGCGGCTGGTAGCGACCGAGGCCTGTCGCCGTGCCAAGAATGCGCGTGAGTTCATTCGCCAGGTGCGCCGCGAGACCGGCCTGACGCTGGAGATTATCCAACCAGAGGAAGAAGCGCGTCTGGCGGTGATCTCCTGTGCGCCATTGGTGTCGACCAAGACGGATCAGTTGCTGGTGGTCGATATCGGTGGTGGCTCTACCGAATTGGTCTGGATTGACATTTCTTCGATCCCGCGACGTGATCGCCCTTCGGCGATTATGCGGCTCCATGCGGGGTTTCACCCGGCAGAGAGCCCCTTCCCCGCCGCCAAGGTGGTGGACTGGATCTCCGTCCCTCTGGGGGTGGCGACGCTGCGCGATCAGTTCCACGATGTCGAAGACGACGCCGCACGGTTTGCGCTGATGAGCTGGTTTTTTGAGGAAAACCTTGCGGATTTTGCCCCCTATAAGGATGAGCAGACCCGGCAGGGGTTTCAGATCGTCGGAACCTCCGGCACGGTGACAACCGTTGCCGCCTCCCATCTGGGGCTGAAGCGGTACGACCGGACCAAGGTGGACGGGCTGCGGATGACCAGCGATCAGATTGACAAGGTGATCCGCTCTTATCTAGAACTCGGCCCTCAAGGGCGCCGCAGTGACCCGCGCATTGGCGAGGACCGTCAGGCGCTGATCATGTCCGGTGCGGCAATTCTGCAGGCCTTGTTGCGGTGCTGGCCGACAGATCGCCTGTCGGTGGCGGACCGGGGCCTGCGCGAAGGTCTGCTTTATGCACAGATGAGCGCCGATGGCGTGTTGGAAGACGGGCCGTTCTAAGGGCCCACAGAAATGATGCGTTCGACAACAGGTCCACTTGGGACCTCGGGCGACAAGGAACAGCGGATATGGCAAAAACACCCACGGGAAAAACACCCACTGGCAAAAACACCTCCGGGCGCGGGCAGCGTGATCTGAAGGTCAAGGTGAAGACCGCCCGTGGGCGCAAGCTCAGCTCAACCCGCTGGTTACAGCGGCAGTTAAACGACCCTTATGTGAAGCGTGCGCAGGCCGAAGGCTATCGTGGGCGCGCGGCTTACAAGATCATGGAAGTCGACGATAAATTTCGGTTTCTCATCAACGGCGCGCGGGTGGTTGACCTCGGTTGTGCGCCGGGTGGCTGGGCACAGGTCGCGGTCAAGCGGATCAACGCCTTGGGTGAAAAACCGGGTAAGGCGGTAGGCCGTATCATTGGCGTCGATCTGCAAGAGGTGGAACCGCTGCCCGGTGCCGAATTCCATCAACTGGATTTCATGGATGACGGTGCCGACGACAAAGTCAAAGAGTGGCTGGGCGGTAAGGCAGATGTGGTGATGTCAGATATGGCCGCGGCCAGCTCCGGTCACAAACAGACCGATCACCTGCGGATCATCTCCCTCTGCGAGACGGCAGCTTACTTTGCCTTCGATGTGCTTGAGGATGGCGGGACGTTTGTTGCGAAGGTGCTTGCCGGTGGCGCGGAGGGCGAGTTGCAGAAACTGCTGAAGCAGAAATTCACCAAAGTCTACCATGTCAAACCGCCGTCTTCGCGGTCCGATAGCTCCGAAAAATTCGTGGTTGCCACCGGTTTTCGCGGCGATGCATCAGAAGCTGCGGAAGACTAACGCCAGTTAGACGTGTTTCGGGTGGGGTAATGACCCCTGCCCCGGTGGTAGTCAGATCAGCGCGGCGCCACACTGCCAAAGGAGCGAAGCGCCATCGTCTGCAGGGCGAGCGTTTCCAGCGAAGTGCCTTCAGCACGCAGGGTCACACGAGGCATGTCCACACGCCTGGACGGCGTGCCCCCCATGCGGCGCGCAAGCAAGCGCTGGACCAATGGGCGGGCTGGAAATTTGTTTTGCAAAAAACGCATCTGATCCTCATACCATATGAGCTGTCGTGGCTTGTATGATCTGAGGATAGATAGATCACTGGGTCGTGATCGTGACCCAATTATGGCAAGACTGCCTTATTGTTGCAATTTGCGAAACAATTATGGCCAACGCGGCATGCTTGCGACTCGCCTAGTGACCCGCACTTTATCTTCAGGATGTCGGATGCAGTAGCACGCCGTTCAGCTCCGCTCCGAGGATCAAAATGGCAGAATTGAGATAGAGAAAGATCAGCGCCGCCATAGCTCCGGCAAGGCCGGCATAGGTGGCCGAATAGGCCGCAAAACTGCTGATGTAGATGGCGAAAGCCAGTCCCGCCGCCCACCACAGTACCACTGTCAATATCACTCCGGGCAATACCTGTGTAAACCGGTGGCGCTTTGCCGGGAGCAGCATGTGAAATGCAAATACCGCAATTAGCGGCACAGCGGCCACCAATATGCCATTAAGCCCGCTTTCCCAGTTGCGGGCGAGTGGAACCTGCGGAAAGAAACTGGCCAGATGGCGTGCATAGAGCGGTAGAATAAGTTCAAACACCGCCGCCGCCATAATGCCCGCGCCGCCGAGGATCACCAGGCCGATGCACAGGCCACGGGTTTTCCAGAATGGCCTGTGGTCCCGTTCATGATAGGCCTGAACCATCGCCAACCGCACCGCATCGACCCCGTTTGAGGCAAAGTAGATCGCAATCACACCCCCCAATGTCACCACCCCCGTCGAGGAGGTCGCCAGGACGGAATAAACCTCGCGCACAATCGGATCAGAGACGCTTTCAGGCCATGAGCCGAAAACCAGTTCGACCAAGTTCTTCAGGTCAATCGCCTCGGAGAACGACCCTGCCACCGCACCAGTCAGCGCCACCGTGAACAGAATGAACGGAAACAGGGCCAGCATGAGTGACATGGCGATATGACTGCTCAGCACCCAGCCGTTCTTGTCGTTGAACCGCTTTGCGGCCAGATACAAGGCATAGGCGCCGGGCTTGACATAGGGACGGATGTTCATGGGAAACGGTCTCATAGCTTGGATCGAAAAACCAGCCCTTTCAGAGAGATATGGCCAAACCAATCCACCAGATGTAGGGTCGAGCTCAAGATGAGCCATAGGATAGCATTGAGATGTTTGAGGTCGTTTTAAGCACATCTGGGCTGCTGTTGATGTGGGGGCTTGCAGGGCTTGCCTCTCTCAAGGCGGCGCGCACGGCCCGCACACCTCAGGGCGCTATTGGCTGGGTGGTGTTTCTACTGTCAGCGCCGCTGCTGGCGCTGCCACTGTTTTTCTTTTTCGGGCAGCGCAAATTCTCCAGCTACCGTGCGACACGGCGGGAGGCGGAACGGGTGCTTAATGCGCTGCGCGTCTATTCCACCCGTTATACTCAGGACCGAGATCAACTTGCAGTGAATCAGGCGCCCTTCGAACAGCTTGCCGGATATCCGGTCTGTCGGGGCAACAGCTTCGAGCTGCTGATCGACGGCACCGATATCAGCGATGCCATCATCGAAGCCATTGATGTAGCTGAAGACTACGTGCTGGTTCACTTCTACATCGTGCGGGACGATCAGATTGGCCAGCGGTTCAAATCGGCGCTTATCCGGGCGTCTTCTAGGGGTGTGGCCGTCTGGTTCATGACAGACGCGGTTGGCAGTCACGGGCTTTCACATCAATACCGTGCGGATCTGGACGCGGCAGGTGTCAACCAGGTTGACCCCAGCACGCGGCCCGGCCCCAAACATCGCTTTCACCTCAACTTTCGAAACCACCGCAAGACAGTGATTGTCGATGGTCGGGTTGGTTTTACCGGTGGGATGAATATTGGTGATGAGTATATGGGTCGCGATCCCAAATTTGGCGACTGGCGCGATACACAGGTGCGGCTCAAAGGGCCTGTGGTCCAGCAATTGCAGCTTGGCTATGCCGAAGATTGGTTCTGGTTGACGGAGGATCCGATCCTTGACCTGCTGACTTGGGAGTGTGCGCCAGTGGCTGAGGGGGGGAAACCTGCACTGGTGGTCGAAACAGGCCCTGGCGACAACACCGTAAACGGCTCGATGTTGTATTTCTCTGCAATTACCGCTGCGCAGTCGCGGGTCTGGCTGTCATCGCCATATTTTGTGCCAGATCAGGATGTTGTGGCTGCGTTGAAAAACGCCGCCCTGCGCGGCGTTGATGTGCGCATCTTGTTGACGGATACTGTGGATCACTACGCCCCATGGCTAGCTGCTTACGCCTATTTCGACGACCTGCGCGACGTCGGCATCAAAATATATCGGTATCAAGCCGGGTTTCTTCACCAGAAGGCGTTTGTGGTGGATGACAGCATTGCGGCGGTGGGTACGATGAACCTCGACAACCGGTCATTCCGGTTGAATTTCGAGAGCATGGCGCTGTGTTTTGATAGCGAGACCGCAGATCAGGTAGCCGACATGCTGG is a window encoding:
- a CDS encoding YcbK family protein, with protein sequence MTTATTEKSGFSRRALLGAFAATTLVAAPTFSNAAGFLRGAGDIRRIRMFSGRTGERIDMVYWIDGKYIKDAVKEVNHFMRDWRNDQVKEIDLRTIDIMAASHNLLDVNEPYMMLSGYRSPKTNAMLRSRSRGVAKNSLHMRGQAADLRLSSRSVTQMANAAKACRAGGVGKYRGSNFVHMDCGVVRSWNG
- a CDS encoding methyltetrahydrofolate cobalamin methyltransferase; this encodes MTRTVVESKTKTAILGFDEPFCVIGERINPTGRKKLAAELEAGDFSTVEKDALAQVMAGANILDINAGVVYNSNPNPNETEPPLMTKIVELVQGLTDTPLCIDSSVPGALEAGLQAAEGRPLLNSVTGEEERLEHVLPLVKKYNVPVVAISNDDTGISEDPDVRFAVAKKIVERAADFGIPAHDIVVDPLVMPIGAMATAGQQVFALVRRLREELGVNTTCGASNVSFGLPNRHGINNAFLPMAMGAGMTSAIMNPVALPITQKKIAEKKAEVEAAGIILPDGMEDEAFVQMFGLGSTKPRAGKEMEAIRAANLLTNNDPHGGEWIKANKEPAKEGEEGRGRGGRAGGRRRRA
- a CDS encoding 5,10-methylenetetrahydrofolate reductase, yielding MALLNFKKRDAGAVQPSSPEVEAFLENYSIEVMPRTAAKVENFRDLLPAGTRVYIAHIEGTPIEEMVETAKRINAEGFPVMPHFPARIIQDEATLADWIARYQGEADVKQALLLAGGVAKPHGAFDSSMQLLETGLFDKAGFSNLHVAGHPEGNKDIDPDGGMKNVSDALLWKQKFSERTDAKMALATQFAFEAKPIIEWADSIKAAGVDLPIHIGIAGPAKLQTLIKFAIACGVGPSLKVLQKRAMDVSKLLLPYEPTDVIAELAAHKAANPDFNITNVHFFPLGGIKTNATWAINNGGAAAQPVNSQG
- a CDS encoding virulence factor, with protein sequence MPDVTIVYWRDIPAQIIVGKGRRGAKRQLEERFEQAIDRAAMKVNAKDADAYLAEWRKAAPYAVDGEPEDIAEAEAKRLEADYDQDRLKTLIANDGWA
- a CDS encoding Ppx/GppA phosphatase family protein, with translation MAPRRSKGAGAFPRAVESPAPARPDPDALYAALDLGTNSCRMLIAQPKGSGFHVVDSFSKSVQLGAGLERTGRLSRASMARTIQALRICQQKLKRNRVKRMRLVATEACRRAKNAREFIRQVRRETGLTLEIIQPEEEARLAVISCAPLVSTKTDQLLVVDIGGGSTELVWIDISSIPRRDRPSAIMRLHAGFHPAESPFPAAKVVDWISVPLGVATLRDQFHDVEDDAARFALMSWFFEENLADFAPYKDEQTRQGFQIVGTSGTVTTVAASHLGLKRYDRTKVDGLRMTSDQIDKVIRSYLELGPQGRRSDPRIGEDRQALIMSGAAILQALLRCWPTDRLSVADRGLREGLLYAQMSADGVLEDGPF
- a CDS encoding RlmE family RNA methyltransferase; its protein translation is MAKTPTGKTPTGKNTSGRGQRDLKVKVKTARGRKLSSTRWLQRQLNDPYVKRAQAEGYRGRAAYKIMEVDDKFRFLINGARVVDLGCAPGGWAQVAVKRINALGEKPGKAVGRIIGVDLQEVEPLPGAEFHQLDFMDDGADDKVKEWLGGKADVVMSDMAAASSGHKQTDHLRIISLCETAAYFAFDVLEDGGTFVAKVLAGGAEGELQKLLKQKFTKVYHVKPPSSRSDSSEKFVVATGFRGDASEAAED
- a CDS encoding YihY/virulence factor BrkB family protein; amino-acid sequence: MNIRPYVKPGAYALYLAAKRFNDKNGWVLSSHIAMSLMLALFPFILFTVALTGAVAGSFSEAIDLKNLVELVFGSWPESVSDPIVREVYSVLATSSTGVVTLGGVIAIYFASNGVDAVRLAMVQAYHERDHRPFWKTRGLCIGLVILGGAGIMAAAVFELILPLYARHLASFFPQVPLARNWESGLNGILVAAVPLIAVFAFHMLLPAKRHRFTQVLPGVILTVVLWWAAGLAFAIYISSFAAYSATYAGLAGAMAALIFLYLNSAILILGAELNGVLLHPTS
- the cls gene encoding cardiolipin synthase; protein product: MFEVVLSTSGLLLMWGLAGLASLKAARTARTPQGAIGWVVFLLSAPLLALPLFFFFGQRKFSSYRATRREAERVLNALRVYSTRYTQDRDQLAVNQAPFEQLAGYPVCRGNSFELLIDGTDISDAIIEAIDVAEDYVLVHFYIVRDDQIGQRFKSALIRASSRGVAVWFMTDAVGSHGLSHQYRADLDAAGVNQVDPSTRPGPKHRFHLNFRNHRKTVIVDGRVGFTGGMNIGDEYMGRDPKFGDWRDTQVRLKGPVVQQLQLGYAEDWFWLTEDPILDLLTWECAPVAEGGKPALVVETGPGDNTVNGSMLYFSAITAAQSRVWLSSPYFVPDQDVVAALKNAALRGVDVRILLTDTVDHYAPWLAAYAYFDDLRDVGIKIYRYQAGFLHQKAFVVDDSIAAVGTMNLDNRSFRLNFESMALCFDSETADQVADMLEQDMASARLLTKALEAQPPTIRFGAPVARLLAPVL